From a single Poecilia reticulata strain Guanapo linkage group LG2, Guppy_female_1.0+MT, whole genome shotgun sequence genomic region:
- the LOC103461775 gene encoding uncharacterized protein LOC103461775, which yields MLTLMNHVVNRTAGTQEVTDEQQEVKKPDDQNSDDKSSVENMDGATKTQQIEQNLSNEDEENTSESRTAGTQEVTDEHQEANKTDSESEPTPSSLPCEKNECKHQESLTQMETYYKGELKKKDSTIQKLWKEMKSLKDRLAQDMAVSIKTGDTESMNDPVSKTRLTEMYKSLKLEKWIEIKDLLKSSKTSPESTRALVQKTFKDAAEEMRRIKQQIEETFGSTESSSGQENQKVDGYRKLAVHNLQLARYHSNKDLLKSPFPKYEGEKAEDVMVNLRRLTSECYWLGCLIALNNPPLQPDWESQHYEENSWDIFPHGLKDSDK from the exons ATGTTGACATTAATGAACCATGTTGTGAACAGGACTGCTGGGACACAGGAAGTAACAGAtgaacaacaggaagtgaa AAAACCTGATGACCAAAACAGTGATGATAAAAGCAG tGTTGAAAACATGGATggagcaacaaaaacacagcaaatcgAGCA aAATCTTTCAAACgaagatgaagaaaatacatctgaaagcag GACTGCTGGGACACAGGAAGTAACAGACGAACATCAGGAAGCGAA caAAACAGATAGTGAATCTGAACCAACACCCAGCTCCCTcccatgtgaaaaaaatgagtGTAAACACCAAGAAAG TTTGACACAGATGGAAACATATTACAAAGGAGAACTTAAAAAGAAAGA ttCTACTATTCAAAAGCTATGGAAGGAAATGAAATCACTGAAAGACAG aYTGGCACAAGACATGGCTGTTTCAATAAAGACAGGAGACACTGAGAGCATGAATGACCCGGTCAGTAAAACCAGACTgactgaaatgtacaaaagtcTAAAGCTGGAGAAGTGGATTGAAATCAAAGATCTTCTGAAATCCAGTAAAACCAGTCCAGAGTCTACAAGGGCTTTGGTTCAG aaaacctttaaagatGCAGCAGAAGAAATGAGAAGAATAAAGCAGCAAATAGAGGAAACTTTTGGATCAACAGAGTCCAGCAGTGGACAGGAAAACCAAAAG GTTGACGGATACAGAAAGCTGGCAGTTCACAATCTCCAGTTGGCTCGGTACCACAGCAACAAAGATCTTCTGAAG AGTCCCTTTCCTAAATATGAAGGTGAAAAAGCTGAGGATGTGATGGTGAATCTGAGACGTCTTACCTCAGAGTGCTACTGGCTGGGCTGCTTGATCGCTTTAAACAATCCGCCTCTCCAGCCAGACTGGGAGTCTCAGCATTATGAGGAAAACTCCTGGGACATTTTCCCTCATGGGCTCAAAGATTCTGATAAATAG